A DNA window from Siniperca chuatsi isolate FFG_IHB_CAS linkage group LG6, ASM2008510v1, whole genome shotgun sequence contains the following coding sequences:
- the nipa2 gene encoding magnesium transporter NIPA2 isoform X2, with product MGAGEAANFAAYAFAPATLVTPLGALSVLVSAVLSSYFLTERLNLHGKLGCLLSILGSTTMVIHAPQEEEISSLEHMARKLVDPGFFIFATLVIIVALIFIFVVGPRHGQTNILVYITICSVIGALSVSCVKGLGIAIKEAIAGKNVVKNPLAWILLLGLVACVSTQINYLNKALDIFNTSLVTPIYYVFFTTSVLSCSAILFKEWEHMGTDDVIGTLSGFLTIIVGIFLLHAFKDVSVSLATLAVSMRKEERAFPAVNGMAPHSTYELLHNESTENMEDREMGLPFDSVSRRNGAMTSSLDH from the exons A TGGGAGCTGGTGAAGCAGCCAACTTTGCAGCATATGCCTTCGCTCCTGCGACTCTGGTCACCCCACTGGGAGCCCTCAGTGTGCTTGTCAG TGCGGTGCTATCGTCGTACTTCCTGACAGAGCGGTTGAACCTCCATGGGAAGCTCGGCTGCCTGCTGAGCATCCTGGGTTCCACCACCATGGTGATTCACGCTCCGCAAGAGGAAGAGATCAGCAGCCTCGAGCACATGGCCAGGAAACTGGTTGACCCAG GGTTTTTCATCTTTGCCACTCTTGTCATCATCGTGGCCCTCATCTTCATATTTGTTGTGGGTCCCCGCCACGGTCAGACTAATATCCTTGTCTACATCACCATCTGCTCAGTAATTGGGGCACTATCGGTGTCCTGTGTCAAAGGACTGGGTATTGCCATCAAGGAAGCAATCGCTGGGAAAAACGTCGTGAAAAACCCACTGGCATGGATCTTGCTTTTGGGTCTCGTGGCCTGTGTGAGCACACAGATCAACTACTTGAACAAGGCTCTGGACATATTCAACACCTCCCTGGTGACTCCCATCTACTACGTGTTCTTCACCACATCTGTGCTCTCCTGCTCCGCCATCCTCTTCAAGGAGTGGGAGCACATGGGCACAGACGACGTGATCGGCACCCTCAGTGGCTTCCTCACGATCATTGTGGGTATCTTCTTGCTCCATGCCTTCAAAGACGTTAGCGTCAGCTTGGCCACTCTAGCTGTGTCCatgaggaaggaagaaagggcCTTTCCTGCGGTCAACGGCATGGCGCCACACAGCACTTATGAACTGCTGCACAATGAGTCCACTGAGAACATGGAGGACAGAGAAATGGGCTTGCCTTTTGATAGCGTCTCTAGAAGAAATGGGGCAATGACTTCCTCATTGGATCATTAA
- the cyfip1 gene encoding cytoplasmic FMR1-interacting protein 1 homolog, which produces MASTVTLEDALSNVDLLEELPLPDQQPCIEPLPSSVMFQPNFNTNFEDRNAFVTGIARYIEQATVHSSMNEMLEEGQEYAIMLYTWRSCSRAIPQVKCNEQPNRVEIYEKTVEVLEPEVTKLMNFMYFQRTAIDRFCGEVRRLCHTERRKDFVSEAYLLTLGKFINMFAVLDELKNMKCSVKNDHSAYKRAAQFLRKMSEPSSIQESQNLSMFLANHNKITQSLQQQLEVINGYEELLADIVNLCVDYYENKMYLTPSEKHMLLKVMGFGLYLMDGNSSNIYKLDAKKRINLTKIDKFFKQLQVVPLFGDMQIELSRYIKTSAHFEENKSRWTCTSIGSSPQYNICEQMIQIREDHMRFISELARYSNSEVVTGSGRQEAQKTDTEYRKLFDLALQGMQLLSQWSAHVMEVYSWKLVHPTDKYSNKECPDNAEEYERATRYNYTSEEKFALVEVMAMIKGLQVLMGRMESVFNHAIRHTIYSALQDFAQITLRDPLRQAIKKKKNVVQSVLQAIRKTVCDWETGREPHNDPALRGEKDPKGGFDIKVPRRAVGPSSTQLYMVRTMLESLVADKSGSKKTLRSSLEGPTILDIEKFHRESFFYTHLLNFSETLQQCCDLSQLWFREFFLELTMGRRIQFPIEMSMPWILTDHILETKEASMMEYVLYPLDLYNDSAHYALTKFKKQFLYDEIEAEVNLCFDQFVYKLADQIFAYYKILAGSLLLDKRLRADCKNQGANIPWPSSNRYETLLKQRHVQLLGRSIDLNRLITQRVSAALYKSLELAINRFESEDLTSIVELEALLDINRMTHKLLSKFLTLDSLDAMFREANHNVSAPYGRITLHVFWELNYDFLPNYCYNGSTNRFVRTILPFSQEFQRDKPPNAQPQYLYGSKTLNLAYSSIFSSYRNFVGPPHIKVMCRLLGYQGIAVVMEELLKVVKSLLQGTIMQYVKTLMEVMPKICRLPRHEYGSPGILEFFHHQLKDIVEYAELKTVCFQNLREVGNAMLFCLLSEQSLSQEEVCDLLHAAPFQNILPRVHVKEGERLDAKMKRLEAKYTALHLVPLIERLGTPQQIAIAREGDLLTKERLCCGLSMFEVILTRVRGFLDDPIWRGPLPSNGVMHVDECVEFHRLWSAMQFVYCIPVGAHEFTVEQCFGDGLHWAGCMIIALLGQHRRFDILDFSYHLLKVQKHDGKDEVIKSVPLKKMVDRIRKFQVLNNEIFAILNKYLKSGDGENMPVEHVRCFQPPIHQSLASS; this is translated from the exons ATGGCGTCCACAGTGACTTTAGAGGATGCCCTCTCCAATGTGGACCTGCTGGAGGAGCTGCCGCTGCCGGACCAGCAGCCATGCATCGAGCCCCTCCCCTCATCAGTCATGTTTCAG CCCAACTTCAACACCAACTTTGAGGACCGCAATGCATTCGTCACCGGCATCGCCAGATACATCGAGCAGGCCACCGTCCACTCCAGCATG AATGAGATGCTGGAGGAGGGGCAGGAGTATGCCATCATGCTCTACACCTGGAGGAGCTGCTCTCGTGCAATACCACAG gTGAAATGCAACGAACAGCCCAACAGAGTGGAGATCTACGAGAAGACAGTGGAGGTCCTGGAGCCGGAAGTCACCAAGCTGATGAATTTCATGTACTTCCAG cGTACAGCAATCGACCGTTTCTGCGGAGAAGTCCGTCGTCTCTGTCACACCGAGCGCAGAAAAGACTTCGTCTCCGAGGCGTACCTGCTAACCCTCGGCAAGTTCATCAACATGTTCGCTGTGCTGGATGAGCTGAAGAACATGAAATGCAGTGTCAAGAACGACCACTCAGCCTACAAACG AGCTGCCCAGTTCCTCAGAAAAATGTCTGAGCCTTCATCCATCCAGGAGTCTCAGAACTTGTCCATGTTCCTGGCAAACCACAACAAAATCACTCAG tctttgcagcagcagctggaagTGATTAATGGATACGAGGAGCTGCTGGCAGACATTGTCAACCTGTGTGTCGATTACTACGAGAACAAGATGTACCTCACCCCCAGTGAGAAACACATGCTGCTCAAA GTAATGGGGTTTGGCTTGTACCTCATGGAtggaaacagcagcaacatctaCAAACTAGATGCCAAGAAGAGAATTAACCTGACCAAGATCGACAAGTTTTTCAAG CAACTCCAGGTGGTCCCTCTGTTTGGTGACATGCAGATTGAGTTGTCCCGGTACATCAAGACCAGTGCTCACTTTGAAGAGAACAAATCCAG GTGGACTTGCACGTCTATAGGCAGCAGCCCCCAGTACAACATCTGTGAGCAGATGATTCAGATCCGCGAGGACCATATGCGCTTCATCTCGGAGCTGGCTCGCTATAGCAACAGTGAG GTGGTGACCGGATCAGGGCGTCAGGAAGCCCAAAAGACTGATACTGAGTACAGGAAGCTGTTTGACTTGGCCCTGCAGGGCATGCAGCTGCTCTCCCAGTGGAGTGCTCACGTCATGGAAGTG TACTCCTGGAAACTGGTTCATCCAACTGACAAGTACTCCAACAAGGAGTGCCCTGACAACGCTGAGGAGTATGAGAGAGCCACCAGATACAACTACACAAGCGAGGAGAAGTTTGCTCTTGTGGAG GTGATGGCAATGATAAAGGGACTGCAGGTGTTGATGGGACGCATGGAGAGTGTTTTCAACCACGCCATCCGTCACACCATCTACTCAGCTCTGCAGGACTTTGCTCAAATCACTCTGCGTGACCCACTCCGGCAGGCcatcaagaagaagaaaaatgttgtCCAGAG CGTCCTCCAGGCCATCCGGAAGACAGTGTGTGACTGGGAGACCGGCCGGGAGCCACACAACGACCCCGCCCTCCGTGGAGAAAAAGATCCAAAGGGTGGCTTTGATATCAAGGTTCCTCGCCGTGCAGTGGGGCCCTCCAGTACACAG CTCTACATGGTGAGGACTATGCTGGAGTCGCTTGTTGCTGACAAAAGTGGCTCTAAGAAGACTTTGCGCAGCAGTCTGGAAGGCCCCACCATCCTGGACATTGAGAAGTTTCACCGCGAGTCTTTCTTTTACACCCATCTGCTGAACTTCAGTG AGACCTTGCAGCAGTGTTGTGACCTTTCCCAGCTCTGGTTCAGGGAGTTCTTCCTGGAGCTCACAATGGGCCGCAGGATCCAGTTTCCCATCGAGATGTCCATGCCCTGGATCCTCACCGACCACATCCTGGAGACAAAGGAAGCATCCATGATGGA GTATGTGCTGTATCCCCTGGATTTGTACAATGACAGTGCACACTACGCCCTGACCAAATTCAAGAAGCAGTTCCTCTATGACGAAATAGAGGCTGAG GTGAACTTGTGCTTTGATCAGTTTGTCTACAAGCTGGCTGATCAGATATTTGCCTACTACAAGATTCTAGCAGGAAG TCTTCTGCTTGACAAACGTTTGAGAGCCGACTGCAAGAACCAAGGGGCCAACATTCCCTGGCCGTCCTCCAACCGCTACGAGACACTGCTGAAACAGCGCCACGTCCAG CTTCTAGGCCGCTCCATTGATCTAAACAGGCTCATCACTCAGAGGGTTTCAGCTGCCCTTTACAAGTCCCTAGAGCTGGCCATCAACCGCTTCGAGAGTGAGGACCTCACCTCAATCGTg GAACTGGAAGCTCTTCTGGACATCAACCGCATGACACACAAGCTCCTCAGTAAGTTCTTGACTCTGGACAGCTTGGACGCCATGTTCCGCGAGGCCAACCACAACGTGTCGGCCCCCTACGGCCGGATAACACTGCACGTCTTCTGGGAGCTCAATTATGACTTCTTGCCCAACTACTGCTACAATGGCTCCACCAACAG gtttgTGCGCACCATCCTACCCTTCTCTCAGGAGTTCCAGAGGGACAAACCACCCAACGCTCAGCCCCAGTATTTGTatgggtcaaag ACCTTGAACCTCGCGTACAGCAGCATATTTAGCTCCTACAGGAACTTTGTTGGTCCCCCTCACATCAAGGTCATGTGCAGACTGCTGGGCTACCAGGGCATCGCTgtggtgatggaggagctgctgaagGTCGTCAAAAGCCTG CTTCAGGGCACCATAATGCAGTATGTGAAGACCCTGATGGAGGTGATGCCCAAGATCTGCCGACTTCCCCGCCACGAGTACGGTTCCCCAG GTATCCTAGAATTCTTTCACCACCAGCTGAAGGACATTGTTGAGTACGCTGAGCTCAAGACGGTGTGTTTCCAGAACCTGAGGGAAGTGGGCAACGCCATGCTGTTCTGTCTGCTGAGCGAGCAGAGTCTG TCACAGGAAGAAGTTTGTGATTTGCTGCATGCTGCACCGTTTCAGAACATTCTTCCAAGAGTCCACGTCAAAG AGGGGGAACGCCTTGATGCTAAGATGAAGCGCTTGGAAGCCAAATACACAGCACTGCATTTGGTTCCACTGATAGAGCGCCTTGGCACCCCACAG CAAATTGCCATTGCTCGTGAGGGCGACCTCCTGACCAAAGAGAGGCTGTGCTGCGGTTTGTCCATGTTCGAGGTCATCCTCACACGCGTGCGAGGCTTCTTGGACGACCCCATCTGGCGTGGACCGCTGCCCAGCAATGGCGTGATGCACGTGGACGAGTGTGTGGAGTTCCACCGTCTCTGGAGTGCCATGCAGTTTGTGTACTGCATCCCTGTGGGAGCCCATGAGTTCACAGTGGA GCAGTGCTTCGGAGACGGCCTCCACTGGGCTGGCTGCATGATCATCGCCCTCCTGGGACAGCACAGACGCTTTGACATCCTCGACTTCAGCTACCACCTTCTCAAGGTGCAGAAGCATGACGGCAAGGATGAGGTCATCAAGAGCGTG CCACTGAAGAAAATGGTTGACAGAATCCGCAAATTCCAAGTCCTCAACAATGAGATTTTTGCTATCCTGAACAAGTACCTGAAGTCTGGAGATGGAGAGAACATGCCGGTCGAACACGTCCGATGCTTCCAACCACCGATACACCAGTCGCTTGCCAGCAGCTGA
- the LOC122877405 gene encoding fibronectin type III domain-containing protein 9, whose translation MGIAVYNISATAARVSWPSSPSCLDTFYSVMYDPNWNSLLMGYKRKSFMHEERIPVSQTSTHLANLLPQTAYFLCVTCQAANPVREQCQVFSTLSDKSEGHDRAGWELAMGVWLTCCILLLVIAGILLWGCLHTICSIPSQAADNCHVVTNSTRQDVSGSRRLYTPRSSSEDSAKHATIIQPPLLSAQTSGHIITQDHELRAFAKLSGSEPV comes from the coding sequence ATGGGGATTGCGGTCTACAACATCTCCGCCACCGCAGCCCGAGTGAGCTGGCCGTCATCCCCCAGCTGCCTGGACACCTTCTACAGCGTCATGTACGACCCAAACTGGAACAGCCTGCTGATGGGCTACAAGCGCAAGAGTTTCATGCACGAGGAACGCATCCCCGTCAGTCAGACCAGCACACACCTGGCCAACCTCCTCCCCCAGACCGCCTACTTCTTGTGTGTGACGTGTCAGGCAGCCAATCCGGTGCGGGAGCAGTGCCAGGTGTTCAGCACTCTGAGTGACAAAAGCGAAGGTCACGACAGAGCTGGCTGGGAGCTCGCCATGGGCGTCTGGCTGACCTGCTGCATCTTGCTCCTGGTCATCGCTGGCATCCTGTTGTGGGGATGTCTCCACACCATCTGCTCCATCCCCAGTCAGGCCGCAGACAACTGCCATGTGGTGACCAACTCAACCCGCCAAGACGTGTCTGGATCGCGACGCCTCTACACTCCCAGAAGCAGCAGCGAGGACAGCGCCAAACATGCCACGATCATACAACCCCCCCTCCTCTCAGCGCAGACCAGTGGCCACATAATTACCCAGGACCATGAGCTGAGGGCTTTTGCTAAGCTGTCTGGCAGTGAGCCAGTATGA